The DNA window GTTCCAATCGCACCAGCGAGCTGTCTTCAATCGAGAACTTGTCGATCGCTTCTTCTCCACCGATAACTTCGGCCCGATTCCGAACATCCTGCTTGAACCCGAGCTATGACCCGTACTACCATCCTGCAGGTGATCCTCGGTCTCGACCTCGGCCAGACTCAGGATCCCACTGCCGCTGCATTGCTCCTCGACATGGAGCAAACCGTCTCGCCCTATTCCTGGATCGATTCCACACATCGCACCACGCGCCGATGGCAGCTTGCTTCCACACGTCTCTGGCCGCTCGAGACGGCTTATACACAGGTGGCAATCGATCTGAAGCGAATCTGCAGGCGGATCCAGCGCCAATATCCGGCCACGCCGCTCATCCTGCTCTGCGACGCCACCGGCATCGGCCGTCCCACCCTCGAGATGATCCACAAGGAACTCCAAAGTCCAGGAGAAGCCAGCCCCGCACGCATCGAAGGCATTGTTTTCACTGGCGGCGCTACCGTGAGCGAATCCCGGCACCCCGCGCTCCCAGTGAACCTCTTCCATGTTCCTCGGCTCGACTTGATCCAGACTCTGCTCCAGGCAATCGAAAGCCGGCAACTCCAGGCGGCGCCCGGTCTGGAGGACGCCGCCCGGCTGGCAACCCAGCTCAAAAGCCTCCGTTATACGGAAAGCCGCTCGACAGGCCAAACCGGAATCGAGGTGCACAAGAGCGCCGCGCACCCCGAAACCGCCAACGCGGACTTGGTCATGGCCCTGGCCATGGCCACCTGGAGAATGAAGACCCTCGCACCATCGTCCAGCAAGCCGCCCAATCGTCTCCCTGGCTTCTAGGGATCAGATATGCGGAAGTGCAATCACGTTATTTGTGAGAAGAGAACAGGGCCGCGTGTTTGCAGCCACTCGATGGACGAAGAGCTGGGAGCATCAAGAAGCAATGTTCCTCGAGCACGTTCCGATCCCCCAGATCCAAGAAGTCACTGTCGCGGAGCGTAGCGTCTGGCCACCGCCTTTTTTAGCTTCGCGACTCAGGCAATCGGAAGAGTGGACTGCACTGGCCTATGCGGCTGTTCCATTTTCAGAACAGATTTTTCCTTCAGCGTCTCAAATGCAATAAGATCGCTCCTCCGAATCGTGCTGCGAAGTAAGATCAATCAGCAAATATAAGACATTGGCGCACTCTCCCTGCAGTGAGGAGTGTTCTGAAATCGAAACAATGTTATCTGGAATAAAATATTTAGATAAAACGCTAACCGAGCTTACAAAAGTATCCCTATTGGTGGTACAAAGTAAATTCTCTGCATGTTTGATTTTCTCTGTCGGCTTCGCAATTGCTTATTGCTGTTTGTCCTTTCTGTTTGGATCACTTCTGCGCAACAACCAACCAAAGAATACATCCGCCTGAACGGGCGAGTCGTTGCGATTGAGAACGTGGGAACGCCGCCTACTGTTGAATCTTCTTCCGCCGCATGGGGCACCAACCCGGGGTCTTCGGCGATCATTGGGTCAAGGATCAGTGCCAGCGTAACCTTCCAAAATACTGGAACAACCACTTGGAACTTCCAGAATGGAGCTGGCTACAACCTGGTGATGCTGAACAACCTATGGGGAAGCGTCATGATTACGACAGCCGCAACAACCGTGGCGCCAAACCAGTCCGCTACATTCTCGATCACCGCTCGTGCTCCGCTGACCATCGGCAGCAATGGTGCCTTTGGTGTCCAGTTGCAACACAACGGAACCGTATTTGGAGCCAGTTTAAGCCAAGGAATCACAACAACTGCAGGCACCTATGACTCTCAGGTTATTTCCGTCAATTTCTCCCCTTCTTCTACCCTTAGTGCAGGTGCTGCATTCACTGCCACCATACAGGTGAAGAATACTGGAACCGCCTCATGGTGGACCGATGCAGTCGATGCGGCTACGCCATTTAAGCTGGTGAGCCAAGCGGACAGCGCAACATTTTGGGGCGCTACCTCCAAAGTGGTGATTAGCAGCGGCGTCAACACCGTTGGTTATGTGGATCCACAGGAGACCGTTACGAGAACCTTTTCGCTAACGGCGCCCTCTACGCCTGGGGTCTTCCCTTTCGTTTGGAAGATGATGCGTGAAGGGGGCTCTCCATTTGGACAGGCAACAGCTGCAAATATCTCGATTTCTTCGGCGACTTCGTTCCTGGGCGCTGTGCAGCCAGCCAGCCTGACGGGCAGGACGCAAACACTCACTGTGACGTTCGGAGGTGGTTCCTTACCTGTAACAGGATTCTGGTATCAGTTCGCCACTGCTGTAGACAGCGCGCCCGCATGTCAGATTAGCTATACTCGGGACCACAAGGTTCAGGTTGTATCTGTATCTTCTGTTGGTTCCAATATAAGCTACATATATGGAGATATCGGATATTTGGGAGAGAACCGGATTCTCACTGTACCCAATCAGTTATGCTCTGTGAGTTTGTCAGAAAGCTCAGACATAATTTCTGGAAACAATATTAGCTTGACGCTCAAAGTGAGCCTTCTTCCTCCATTTCAAGGGATGTACAAGGTCTACGCCTATTTAATGGCCAACGGCTTCCTGGGCGACTGGATACAGAAAAATCTGTGGGATGTCACTGAAAGCGTGGGAGTTTCGATATCCAGCTCAGGAAGTGGCACTCTGGCGCCCTTCGCCACCCGTGATTTTACTGCTACTGTAGACGGCGTCCCATCTGGGCAATCTACACTCGCCAGGTGGAGCGTTGTCAGTGGTCCAAGTGGCAACTCCAGTCTTGGCAGTGTCTCCACAGGAAATACATGCTCGGCAACAACCACTTACAGAGCACCCTCCACTGTAGTCAATACAGGAATCATAACAATCAAAGCGGAAAGCTGCTACACGTCTAGTTCAGCCAATACCGCGACGCTATCACTGAGTGCAGGATCGAGTGTAACCGTATCCTTGTCCCCGAAAGACACTTCCGCCCTGGCTGCAGGTGGCACACGAAACTATGTCGCGACGCTTACAAATTCCGATTCCAATAGCATCAACTGGGCCTCAAGCGTACCGTCGGCAGGCAGCATCAGCCCCAATCCCAGCGTTTCGGGACAATCGGTCGCATTCGCGGCAGCAAATGTGGCTGCAAGTACGGCGACAACCTTGACCGCGTCCAGTGCTCAGAACGCATCCGCTTCAGACGCGGTTGCCTTTAATGTTGTGCCAGGACTCGCCGAATCTTCTTCAGCCTCATGGGCTACCATCCCAGGCCAATCCGCGATCGTTGGCGCAAATGTGGGAGCCACCGTTACTTTTGTGAACACAGGTTCAACCACTTGGAACTTCCAGAGTGGGGGGGGCTACAGTCTGGCGATGACCAATAATCTATGGGGCAGTGTAGCGGTGACCACGAGTGCCACTACTGTCGCCCCAAATCAATCAGCCACTTTTTCCGTGACGGCACGAGCATCACTGACCAGCGGTACAAATAATGCCTTCAGCGTGCAACTGCGTCGCAACGGTACTGGCTTTGGCTCCACTTTGAGTCAAGTTGTGACTACTACAACCGGAACCTATGATTCTCAGATCATTGGCATAACAATTTCACCATCCTCCACTCTCACCGCAAACGCAGCGTTTACCGCAACGGTACAAATTAAGAATACCGGCACTGCTCCATGGTGGACCGATCTGGTGGATTCCAATACTCCTTTCAAGCTGGCAAGCCAGGCGCCGAGCCAAACGTTATGGGGTAGTACATCAAAGGTCGTGATTAATAGTGGCAGTAACACAGCCGGTTATGTGGATCCTCAGGAGACGGTCACGAAAGTTTTTCAACTCAACGCGCCGTCTACTCCAGGCCTTTTCAACTTTGCATGGAGAATGATGCGCGAGGGCGGATCTGGATTCGGCCAGACGACGGCTGGAAACATCACCGTGAATTCAACAACGCCATTTGTTGGTGATGTCCTGCCTGCGAATCTAGCTGGGGCCGCACATACAATCACAACGACCTTCGGTGGTGGTTCATATCCGATATACGGATTTTGGTATCAGTTCGCAGCAACATTGAACGGCTCTCCGGCCTGCCAGTTGAACTACACACCTGACCACAAAATCCAGGTAGTCTCTGTAGCCTCTAATGGGTCAAACGTCACCTATACTTATGGAGATTCAGGTTATCTGGGAGAGTTCAGAAGCCTGACTGTACAAGGACAGCTCTGCTATGTGGATCTGTCTCAAAGTTCAGACTCTATCTCTGGAAATAATGTGTCGTTGACTCTACGTGTAGGATTGTCAAATCAATTTGGGGCAGGTACAAAAGTATATAGTTATGCAATGAATACCGCGTATGCGGGGACCGACTGGGTATTAAAAAACTATTGGAACGTACCTGCAGTTGTGGGTGTATCCATTACCCCCGTTTCTCTCTTGATGAGCTCTGGTGCGACCGCAACCTTCAATGCTTCCGTCACCGGCACGACCAATACACAGATTGATTGGTCTACTTCGTGGGGGCTGCTGTCGACATACTCTGGAGCTTCAACTGTCTATACCGCTCCTACCGTTTCTTCAACACAATTTTCATCGGTCAGTGCCAAATCTGTGGCAGATGGGACGAAGCAGGCCGACGCCGCTATCACAATTCAGATTCCTGGTGGCGGCGGTGTCAGCGTGCAAGGTGTAACTCCGATCAATCAGACAGGACGAGTGGTCACCTTTTCAATGACCGCAAATGGTTCTGGTTTTCCCCTATCGAAGATGTACTTTTATGTGAACTCCACGATGCTGAATGAGGGCGGCTGTCTCGTAGAAGTCTCGCCCCAAAGCGGAGCCATTAATCTAAGAACAAATGGCTCCAGTGTCTACTTCTCTGGAACTCTCGGCGCCAATCAAGTCCTCCAGAACTCGTACTGTAGTCTCAATCTCGCAAGTAGCTCAGTCATAAACAATGGAAATTCTTCGCAGTTGAATCTAAGTGTCAATTTCGATAACTGGTTTATGCGCGGCTGGGTGAGCGTATACGGTAAAGCAATGAACAGCAATAACCAATCGATGACAGACTATATGTATCTCGGTTGGTGGTATTTGAACTAGGATGATCTATGAAAACAACTCTCTTCCTGATGGCATCAGTCGCACTTTTGAACGCGCAGGGGCATGTGTCCGGTTCGGTGATGACAGGGAAAATTCCGGTAGAAGGTGCATTAGTCAGTCTATCTGTGATCCCTGCCGCCGCACCCGCAATTACGAAGCCCTACTATGCGGTGACAAAAACAAACGCGGCTGGAAAATTTTTGATAGAAAATGCTCCAGCAGGCAGCTATCGGCTCTGCGGGCAACTCGAGAATTCCAGTTTGGTTGGTTCATGTGACTGGCAGGAGCCAACGCCAGTCATAGTTAGAGACAGGGCCACCTCCGACGGAGGAGTTCTCAGCTTAGAACCGGGTTACACGATGGTCGCGGTCCTCGAAGATCCAAGTTCAAGTGTACTACAAAATCGAGGTCGAACTTATGGCGCTGAAGTGTCGATGCTTGTCACTGCTGGCCACTACTTTAAGCCAGCGATTGCAGTGCTGGGCAAGAATGGTCTCGAGTACAAAGCAATTGTACCCTTCGAGAAGCAACTGGAGCTGCATATCGTTTCCAGCTTCTATCGCATCGCAGATCTGGAAGGAAAGGCTGAAGATCGAGGAAATGCTGTTGCAAAATCCCTTTACTTCACAAGGGAACAGAAAGAGATTCCGGTAAATCTAAAAGTGCTCGGTGTGAAGTCTCTGCAGCAGTAGTTGAGGCGCAAATCATTGAATGACCAAGATAAGAAATAGTTCACTAATAAATCAATCAAGCTTCCTGGAGAGAGTTGTTCTGCCTCTGAAGGTGCGGCAGATAGCGGAGAAAGGGCAAGAGAGCGTGGTACGGCTGAAGCACCTGAAAGTGCGGTCGGTGACGAAGTGACGCAAAAAAAATTACTGATCGCGATGATCCTGGTTGGGATGAGTGTGACCTTGATCGCGCAGCAGCTGGATTCGGTGGCTGCACAAAAAGGGGCGGTGGTGCGAGTTGTGCTTACCGAGCAAGGTTTCGAGCCGCGGCAAGTAACTGTCAAACCGGGAATCGTGGAGTTTGTTGTCCGGTCTCGGCTGGTAGGGATGGCCAATTTTGAGCTTGTGGAAACCGGGCGGAGCGAGTCGAAGCTTTCGATGGACCGAGCGACAACAATTAAGACAGCCATGTCACTCAAGAACCGTAGTGTTCTCAGCCCTGGAGTCTACGAACTTCAGGATTTGCGCTTCCCCGAGTGGAAATGCATTGTGAATGTTCAGCCGTAAGGGGTCTCGCATGAAAAGTCAGTTTCGAAAATTCAAGATCGGTATGACAGTGGCCGGGATGGCCGTCATGTTCGTGGCCATTGGTACGGCCCAAACCCTGTCTCCTTCAGAAGGGCTCCTTACTCCCGGGTTGCGCGAAGGAGCTACAAATGGTTCCTATGCACTAAGCGATTTCGATAGTGTCAATCTGTTCAATGGGCGTTTGAATGTAAGCTTGCCGCTCCTCTCCATCGGAGGCCGGGGAGAAGCTGGGTACACGATGATGCTCGATGTGAACTCCATCGCCTGGGAATCGACACAGCCGCTTCCAGATTCTTCATTGCTCGAGCCCGCCGGAAATCTTTCGGCGGGTACTGGACCCGGATATCTGCAGCGCAAGGGAATTAGTAAGGCTGGAGCGTGTGCCGGACAATCACCGCAACTGTCCAATACGTACACCACCTATGTGTTGAGCCAGCCAGGCGGCGGCGCCATGGAGTTCCACCCGCGAGACTTGCCGAATCCGCGTGCGTGGAATGTCTGTTCTAGTAATGAGACTCCCTACAATCGCGGCAGCATATTTGTTACCCGGGACGGCAGTGCGGCAACGCTTGTCCTTACGACGGAGGTGTTCGAATCTCCTTACGCGATGGGAGATGGTTATAGCTCCGGAGGCGCGCCGACAGGCTATGTGATGTTCAAAAATGGCGTGCGCTACAACATCGACAATGGGATTGTGCTTTCCATCGTGGACCGTAATGGAAACAAGGTGAGCTTCGAATACAGAAGCTCTGGTGGGCCTAAGTCCATCGTGCTCAATACTGGCACTGGAAGCGCGCAGAGCTTTGAGGTCAATTTGCCGGCGACATTACCAGCGGGCAGCCTGACACAAATGCGGGACTGGAGAGCTGAGACCAGAATCCACGGATTTCAACTGCCAGCTTCGGGTAGTTCCGCTGTCCTCTACAGTAGCGCCGGAGGGAACGGGCCCCAAGTTGCGATTCGTAATGGAAATGTGGAGCTGCGTTTGACGGAGCCTGGTGCGACTGGCGGCTGTCAAGTGGGTATTGCCGGTCATAGCGATGTTGTGATCCGCGCGCAGAGGCAGACCAACGGGCAATACAAACTGCAGGTTTGGGATTTCTTGAGGAATGACAGCTCTTCTCCTTTTGCAACCGGTGTATGCCCAATGGGGACGGGCTCTGGCATCCTCGTTTCAGGGTTGATGAGCATTGGCTCCGACGCGGCACGAACCGGTGATGCGCTCTACCGCGGGCGAATGGCCTACCTGCGCATGTATTCCACAGGCACTGCTTCGAATGTCCAGCCTGGCGAAGCGCTGGTGGACAGTCCTCTTTTGAACTACGAGTTCAATTTTCTCACCAATGGAAGCTATGGACGAGATTCTGCTAGTTGGCAACAGGAGCAACATCTGACAACTTTTGGTACGCCCATTGCGGAGTACACGCCAGGCGAGCCTGGATACGTCAAAAGCCTGGAAAGCATCACGGACAGCCTCGGGCGAGTGTTCCATATGGATGAGGCTATCGAAACCAGTCCGGGCACTTTCGAACGCAGCATTCGTTTCAAAGGTTACAACGGAGCGGAACGAAAAATTAAAATCCATTCTGGTTACTTAGAGACTGCGCTGCATAGCGAATTCAGTAAGTTAACAATTGGAGCTGCGTTTTCCAACTATTATCGGAATGCCGCAGAGGAGATCAATGAGACTCGAATCACGAAGCTGGAGCTACCCGATAGTCGAGTCTACTCGTGGAAGTACAACAGTTGTGGGGAAGTTGCGAGTATGACGCTGCCCACCGGTGGAAAGGTTGAGTATGACTGGGGGCCGATTGGGGCGGCAAGCTTCGGAGGGATTTGCTCTGGTGGACAAGGGCCTGAGGGGCCGATTTACCGCGGCGTCATGCAGCGGCGGAGTTTTTCGACTAATGGGTTGCTGGAATCCAAGCTGATCTATTCCCGGCAGTCCTTTGACTGTGTTGGCATCTGCGGCGCGGCTGCCACTCTTGATACTGCAGTCGGTGTCGAGTTGCAAGACGCGACAGAGGCGAGACTGCGAGTGGAACGACACCTCTTTCACGGGACAACGAAATCCTGGTACGGTGCGCTCGAATGGCCGTTCTGGCGAGAGGGTAAAGAGTATCGGCAAGAGATCCGAAAGACCCAACTCGCGAACCTGGGAGTAGAGAACGATGCAAGCCAGGATTTTCAGCGGGTGGATCAGGTGTGGAAGCAGTATGACCCCAGTGGATCTATTGCAGCGGCCTACGAGGCGGTTGAGGATCGTCCGCGAGTCACCCGGGCAACCACGACGATGTCAGAGAAGGGCACGGTCCTTTACAAGACACAAGAGCAGGAATTTGACACCTATAACAATCTGATTGACAGCTGCGAATCGGACTGGGAAACTGCGCCGATCGCTGACGCGCAGAACTGTGGAACGGGACTAGGCGGAAAGCGCGTACGACGGAAGATGATCCAGTACCAGAGCGATGGCGGCCGCTATGATGCCGATCTAAGTTATCATCTGCGCAGCTTGCCCACTAAGGAATTTCTTTTTGACTCCGGTAATAATCCGATTGCTCAGAGTGAGCGAGTCTATGACGAGTATGACGGTGGACAGTCTCTGATTGCTCGAAATGCCGTGGGACGCGAAGTTGGCTATCACGGCAGTCGGACCAGGCGCGGCAATGTGACACGAAGCCGCAGTTGGCGGAGCGACAAAAGTGCGTGGCTGGATATGACGTATCGCTTTGATGTCTTGGGGAATGTTGTTGAAAGTACTGATGCCAGAGGCAGCAAGACGCTGATCGAATACGATGACGCGTTCAGCTCTATTACTGCACCTGCAACTGGGAGTACCTTTGCATTTGCGACGAAGGTTAAGCTGCCCGTGCCGAAGGCAGGTGGGCCAGCGGGGCCGTTTGAAACGAAAGGTACCTATGATCGCTATCTTGGGCGGTTGGTGAGCGCGACCGATCTGAATGATATTCAGGCGACTTATGTCTATGACGATCCTCTCGATCGGCCGACAAGTTATGTGAAGTCGACGGATTCGGTAAGTTTTAGCTATCCCGATGTTCGTACCGTGACGACATCGAAGCGTCAGAATTCTTGCGGGCTCACTCAGGATGTCGTCTCCACGCAGGTGTTTGACGGCTTTGGGCGGCTCATTCGAGCGAAGTCGTCTGAAGAGAGCGGAAGCATTGATGTCACAACGGAGTATGACGGAGCTGGCAGGGCTTGGCGGCAGTCGCTCCCATTCCGGTCGAGCGAGGCGGGAAGTGCGCAGTATACGATCTCGCAGTATGACTGGCTTGGCCGTGGTGTTGCTGTGACCTCTCCGGGAAGTGCAAGTCAGCGATATGGGTATCGCGCGAACGAGACATGGTCCCGCGATCCCGCCGGGAAGTGGAAGCGGATGAAGGAGGATGGCCTCGGTCGTCTGAAGG is part of the Bryobacter aggregatus MPL3 genome and encodes:
- a CDS encoding NBR1-Ig-like domain-containing protein, producing MFDFLCRLRNCLLLFVLSVWITSAQQPTKEYIRLNGRVVAIENVGTPPTVESSSAAWGTNPGSSAIIGSRISASVTFQNTGTTTWNFQNGAGYNLVMLNNLWGSVMITTAATTVAPNQSATFSITARAPLTIGSNGAFGVQLQHNGTVFGASLSQGITTTAGTYDSQVISVNFSPSSTLSAGAAFTATIQVKNTGTASWWTDAVDAATPFKLVSQADSATFWGATSKVVISSGVNTVGYVDPQETVTRTFSLTAPSTPGVFPFVWKMMREGGSPFGQATAANISISSATSFLGAVQPASLTGRTQTLTVTFGGGSLPVTGFWYQFATAVDSAPACQISYTRDHKVQVVSVSSVGSNISYIYGDIGYLGENRILTVPNQLCSVSLSESSDIISGNNISLTLKVSLLPPFQGMYKVYAYLMANGFLGDWIQKNLWDVTESVGVSISSSGSGTLAPFATRDFTATVDGVPSGQSTLARWSVVSGPSGNSSLGSVSTGNTCSATTTYRAPSTVVNTGIITIKAESCYTSSSANTATLSLSAGSSVTVSLSPKDTSALAAGGTRNYVATLTNSDSNSINWASSVPSAGSISPNPSVSGQSVAFAAANVAASTATTLTASSAQNASASDAVAFNVVPGLAESSSASWATIPGQSAIVGANVGATVTFVNTGSTTWNFQSGGGYSLAMTNNLWGSVAVTTSATTVAPNQSATFSVTARASLTSGTNNAFSVQLRRNGTGFGSTLSQVVTTTTGTYDSQIIGITISPSSTLTANAAFTATVQIKNTGTAPWWTDLVDSNTPFKLASQAPSQTLWGSTSKVVINSGSNTAGYVDPQETVTKVFQLNAPSTPGLFNFAWRMMREGGSGFGQTTAGNITVNSTTPFVGDVLPANLAGAAHTITTTFGGGSYPIYGFWYQFAATLNGSPACQLNYTPDHKIQVVSVASNGSNVTYTYGDSGYLGEFRSLTVQGQLCYVDLSQSSDSISGNNVSLTLRVGLSNQFGAGTKVYSYAMNTAYAGTDWVLKNYWNVPAVVGVSITPVSLLMSSGATATFNASVTGTTNTQIDWSTSWGLLSTYSGASTVYTAPTVSSTQFSSVSAKSVADGTKQADAAITIQIPGGGGVSVQGVTPINQTGRVVTFSMTANGSGFPLSKMYFYVNSTMLNEGGCLVEVSPQSGAINLRTNGSSVYFSGTLGANQVLQNSYCSLNLASSSVINNGNSSQLNLSVNFDNWFMRGWVSVYGKAMNSNNQSMTDYMYLGWWYLN
- a CDS encoding carboxypeptidase-like regulatory domain-containing protein, producing MKTTLFLMASVALLNAQGHVSGSVMTGKIPVEGALVSLSVIPAAAPAITKPYYAVTKTNAAGKFLIENAPAGSYRLCGQLENSSLVGSCDWQEPTPVIVRDRATSDGGVLSLEPGYTMVAVLEDPSSSVLQNRGRTYGAEVSMLVTAGHYFKPAIAVLGKNGLEYKAIVPFEKQLELHIVSSFYRIADLEGKAEDRGNAVAKSLYFTREQKEIPVNLKVLGVKSLQQ
- a CDS encoding RHS repeat domain-containing protein; the protein is MKSQFRKFKIGMTVAGMAVMFVAIGTAQTLSPSEGLLTPGLREGATNGSYALSDFDSVNLFNGRLNVSLPLLSIGGRGEAGYTMMLDVNSIAWESTQPLPDSSLLEPAGNLSAGTGPGYLQRKGISKAGACAGQSPQLSNTYTTYVLSQPGGGAMEFHPRDLPNPRAWNVCSSNETPYNRGSIFVTRDGSAATLVLTTEVFESPYAMGDGYSSGGAPTGYVMFKNGVRYNIDNGIVLSIVDRNGNKVSFEYRSSGGPKSIVLNTGTGSAQSFEVNLPATLPAGSLTQMRDWRAETRIHGFQLPASGSSAVLYSSAGGNGPQVAIRNGNVELRLTEPGATGGCQVGIAGHSDVVIRAQRQTNGQYKLQVWDFLRNDSSSPFATGVCPMGTGSGILVSGLMSIGSDAARTGDALYRGRMAYLRMYSTGTASNVQPGEALVDSPLLNYEFNFLTNGSYGRDSASWQQEQHLTTFGTPIAEYTPGEPGYVKSLESITDSLGRVFHMDEAIETSPGTFERSIRFKGYNGAERKIKIHSGYLETALHSEFSKLTIGAAFSNYYRNAAEEINETRITKLELPDSRVYSWKYNSCGEVASMTLPTGGKVEYDWGPIGAASFGGICSGGQGPEGPIYRGVMQRRSFSTNGLLESKLIYSRQSFDCVGICGAAATLDTAVGVELQDATEARLRVERHLFHGTTKSWYGALEWPFWREGKEYRQEIRKTQLANLGVENDASQDFQRVDQVWKQYDPSGSIAAAYEAVEDRPRVTRATTTMSEKGTVLYKTQEQEFDTYNNLIDSCESDWETAPIADAQNCGTGLGGKRVRRKMIQYQSDGGRYDADLSYHLRSLPTKEFLFDSGNNPIAQSERVYDEYDGGQSLIARNAVGREVGYHGSRTRRGNVTRSRSWRSDKSAWLDMTYRFDVLGNVVESTDARGSKTLIEYDDAFSSITAPATGSTFAFATKVKLPVPKAGGPAGPFETKGTYDRYLGRLVSATDLNDIQATYVYDDPLDRPTSYVKSTDSVSFSYPDVRTVTTSKRQNSCGLTQDVVSTQVFDGFGRLIRAKSSEESGSIDVTTEYDGAGRAWRQSLPFRSSEAGSAQYTISQYDWLGRGVAVTSPGSASQRYGYRANETWSRDPAGKWKRMKEDGLGRLKEVEENPTVNDNTLISGYTNLADSSSPSTLTAYEYNLLDSLTSVTQGVQSRSFGYNSLGWLLSANNPETGLISYDYDNNGNLSYRSDQRGALTTIGYDLWNRVSSRSYVTGTAAATANVSFLYDAHDPVNSASYAKGRLTGVLVAGGTEQRYLHYDGLGRVLKSSQKTNGVVYPMEYIYNDLGGLETEKYPSDRLVSSCYDVAGRVKAVKNGGPSSTDVYAAVETGLDPETSATVYGYSALGGMQRLRLENGTMQQRWSYNSRGQSEMLAMYKTAGANSSTLMKLTLSYGDAAGNNGNVKSQGIQLGSFTANQAYNYDKWNRLKTVTEGTNWSQEFGYDQWGNRWLVPGGTNGVSIETGVPTGPQWFTTANRIAYAEDTGSNPTDPKTDAAGNQSPYGAWRNRYDVENRITKVELIGSPGSVQGTYEYDGEGRRVKKTAGLETTVYVYDAMGQLIHEVGGTSEASGRNYLFQDHLGSTRLRVDANGTRLGWWDYAPFGEVLPGSLGSRSGVAGGAYEGARPKAMFTGKERDAETGLDFFSARYMSAAQGRFTSPDVPFADQWEKNPQSWNLYSYARNNPLRFVDPTGRCSQAAGGYTDEGSGLFPGPCSGGTIGDSNNNTNSVTVTGKKGNAVGAFVLNALFALDSTANNYFAWMFKERPKLLENTPTTKEFVGQAAAATVLVGTMMIGPSGGAQAPLRLIHSEATLSKTILDGLRKKSTQEIIDTLKPGLEEGLKVKPDGRVMDGNHRIKVLMERGVDVNSLPREVLK